A window of the Longimicrobium sp. genome harbors these coding sequences:
- a CDS encoding ATP-binding protein produces the protein MTVSVVPERIPALEALSDGFCMVGPEWRLTFCNAAAERMLGTPREELLGLHVSDAFPDADEAFVRERLSRARNADGPVRVPGEEIFPGAPHRFCVIVTPAEEGIALQLRAVEPDAGRSRGLLESLRHGCVAVDAAGRITYANRAARGVFGARRDAVPGAEIWQLLPEEPALLRDTLRAALADGKPHRLHAIAVEAEPFRGRYFDVWTRPLTDGGASILFEDVTARVERDRDLARYAAEAEEASRARARFFAAASHELRTPLHAIVGYSHLLATATFGDMPREAQRAAERSSMCAEHLSRLVDDVLLLSTTEIDRLRVVPVRLAPADFLHAAMEPLRVQAEAKGLSFTIVAPETLPAVESDPERLRQVLQAVVGNALKFTPRGSVRVEARTAGDPGTLEFRVADTGPGIPAADRERIFQPFEQLCDPSRTDSATRGTGLGLTVARQLARRLHGTLDVEDGEAAEGAVFRLRVPVNFPSQS, from the coding sequence GTGACCGTGTCCGTCGTACCCGAGCGCATTCCGGCCCTCGAAGCCCTTTCGGACGGCTTCTGCATGGTGGGCCCGGAGTGGCGCCTCACCTTCTGCAACGCCGCCGCCGAGCGGATGCTGGGCACCCCCCGCGAGGAGCTGCTCGGCCTCCACGTATCCGACGCCTTCCCGGACGCGGACGAGGCGTTCGTGCGCGAGCGCCTGTCGCGGGCGCGTAACGCGGACGGGCCGGTCCGCGTGCCTGGCGAGGAGATCTTCCCCGGCGCGCCGCACCGCTTCTGCGTGATCGTCACGCCCGCCGAGGAAGGCATCGCGCTCCAGCTTCGCGCCGTGGAGCCGGATGCGGGACGCTCGCGCGGGCTGCTGGAGTCGCTGCGGCACGGGTGCGTGGCGGTGGATGCGGCGGGGCGGATCACGTACGCCAACCGCGCCGCCCGTGGTGTCTTCGGCGCCCGCCGCGATGCCGTTCCCGGCGCGGAGATCTGGCAGCTGCTCCCCGAGGAGCCGGCCCTCCTCCGCGACACCCTGCGCGCGGCGCTGGCTGACGGGAAGCCGCACCGGCTCCACGCCATCGCGGTCGAAGCAGAGCCCTTTCGCGGGCGCTACTTCGACGTGTGGACGCGCCCGCTGACGGACGGCGGCGCCTCGATCCTGTTCGAGGACGTGACGGCGCGCGTGGAGCGCGACAGGGACCTGGCCCGCTACGCCGCCGAGGCCGAGGAGGCGAGCCGGGCCCGCGCCCGCTTCTTCGCCGCGGCCAGCCACGAGCTGCGCACGCCGCTGCACGCCATCGTCGGCTACTCGCACCTCCTGGCCACCGCCACCTTCGGCGACATGCCGCGCGAGGCCCAGCGCGCCGCCGAGCGCTCCAGCATGTGCGCCGAGCACCTGTCGCGCCTCGTGGACGACGTCCTTCTCCTCTCCACCACCGAGATCGACCGCCTGCGCGTGGTTCCGGTGCGGCTCGCCCCGGCGGACTTCCTGCACGCCGCCATGGAGCCGCTCCGCGTGCAGGCCGAGGCGAAGGGGCTCTCCTTCACCATCGTCGCCCCCGAGACGCTCCCCGCGGTCGAGAGCGACCCGGAGCGGCTGCGGCAGGTGCTGCAGGCGGTGGTGGGGAACGCCCTCAAGTTCACCCCGCGCGGCAGCGTCCGCGTGGAGGCGCGCACCGCGGGCGACCCCGGCACCCTGGAGTTCCGCGTCGCCGACACCGGCCCGGGCATCCCCGCCGCCGACCGCGAGCGGATCTTCCAGCCGTTCGAACAGCTTTGCGACCCATCCCGAACCGATTCCGCCACCCGCGGCACAGGTTTGGGGCTCACGGTCGCCCGACAGCTCGCGCGTCGCCTGCACGGCACGCTCGACGTGGAGGACGGGGAAGCGGCCGAGGGCGCCGTCTTCCGCCTGCGGGTCCCGGTGAACTTCCCATCGCAGAGCTGA
- a CDS encoding DUF1990 family protein has translation MKVLVTGGTGVVGKASVDRLLAAGHRVRLLSRHAEDDARQWPEGVEPHTGDVTSDEGVRGAAEGCDAVLHVVGIVAENPPAVTFQAVNVDGTRRMAREAKRAGVRRFVYVSSLGANGGESDYHRSKFAGEAAVREEDPPGWLIVRPGNVYGPGDEVISTLLKMVRTMPAIPLVGMGDQPFQPVWHEDLGEALARAVINPEPVRQALDLAGPEVTNTREILERLEALTDMHPVHLPVPELLTRLGARAAETVGIELPIKEDQVTMLIEGNLIPPGAPNALTDTFGVQPLGLDAGLRRLVDALPEAVPSDGTGKLERQSYWADIRGSRMSADEIFELLRREFYTLPPEGLVKVGVEPGSPLVLDEGETLTLSLPMRGHIQVRVAEARNRVITLLTVEGHPLSGAIRFLVEEREGGIIRFEIRSFTRASNLLDMVAMRTAGFLAQKANWRAVVAKVVERSGGEAIDGVKDETGFLNEEDARGVEKWVDELVVGLRRAEAPGLGEDT, from the coding sequence ATGAAAGTGCTGGTCACGGGGGGAACGGGGGTCGTCGGGAAGGCTTCGGTGGACCGTCTGCTGGCCGCGGGGCACCGGGTGCGGCTCCTCTCACGCCACGCGGAGGACGATGCGCGCCAATGGCCCGAGGGTGTCGAACCCCACACCGGCGACGTCACCAGCGACGAGGGGGTTCGCGGCGCGGCGGAGGGGTGCGACGCGGTCCTGCACGTGGTGGGGATCGTGGCCGAGAACCCGCCCGCGGTCACCTTCCAGGCCGTCAACGTGGACGGCACGCGGCGCATGGCGCGCGAGGCGAAGCGGGCCGGCGTGCGGCGCTTCGTCTACGTGTCGTCGCTGGGGGCGAACGGCGGAGAGTCGGACTACCACCGCTCCAAGTTCGCGGGCGAGGCGGCGGTGCGCGAAGAGGACCCGCCGGGGTGGCTGATCGTGCGCCCCGGCAACGTCTACGGCCCGGGCGACGAGGTCATCTCCACGCTCCTCAAAATGGTGCGCACCATGCCCGCCATCCCGCTGGTGGGGATGGGCGACCAGCCCTTCCAGCCGGTGTGGCACGAGGATCTGGGCGAGGCGCTGGCCCGCGCCGTCATCAACCCCGAGCCGGTGCGCCAGGCGCTGGACCTGGCCGGCCCCGAGGTCACCAACACGCGCGAGATCCTGGAGCGGCTGGAGGCGCTGACCGACATGCACCCGGTGCACCTTCCCGTCCCGGAGCTCCTCACCAGGCTGGGCGCGCGCGCGGCGGAGACGGTGGGGATCGAGCTTCCCATCAAGGAAGACCAGGTCACCATGCTCATCGAGGGGAACCTGATCCCCCCCGGCGCGCCCAACGCGCTGACGGACACCTTTGGCGTGCAGCCGCTGGGGCTGGACGCGGGGCTGCGCAGGCTGGTGGACGCGCTCCCCGAGGCGGTCCCCTCGGACGGCACGGGGAAGCTGGAGCGGCAGAGCTACTGGGCGGACATACGCGGTTCGCGCATGAGCGCGGACGAGATCTTCGAGCTGCTGCGCCGCGAGTTCTACACCCTCCCGCCCGAGGGACTGGTGAAGGTGGGGGTGGAGCCAGGCTCTCCACTGGTCCTGGACGAGGGGGAGACGCTGACGCTGTCGCTCCCCATGCGCGGCCACATCCAGGTGCGGGTGGCGGAGGCGCGCAACCGCGTCATCACGCTGCTCACGGTGGAGGGGCACCCGCTCTCCGGCGCCATCCGCTTCCTGGTGGAGGAGCGGGAGGGGGGAATCATCCGCTTCGAGATCCGCTCCTTCACCCGCGCCTCCAACCTGTTGGACATGGTGGCGATGCGCACCGCCGGCTTCCTGGCGCAGAAGGCAAACTGGCGCGCCGTGGTCGCCAAGGTCGTGGAGCGCAGCGGAGGCGAGGCCATTGACGGCGTGAAGGACGAGACCGGTTTCCTGAACGAGGAGGACGCGCGCGGCGTGGAGAAGTGGGTGGACGAGCTGGTGGTGGGCCTGCGCCGCGCCGAGGCGCCGGGGCTGGGGGAGGATACGTAG
- a CDS encoding FAD binding domain-containing protein — translation MLRLHEYRYHRPERLADALALLRGHEDALAIAGGTDLMPNMKHRLFTPRHLVAVKGIAELRGIGLADGAGNMVADDSPDARELVIGAGATLTEVSRNPLVRRHFPSLAEAAGKVAAPQIRNSGTMGGNLCLDTRCTYYNQSYFWREALGFCLKKDGDVCHVTRVGKKCVAAHSADTPPVLMTLGASLDLASADGARTLSVADFFIADGKSNTLRCRDELIHRIRIPLPGPGLRTAYRKVRQRNSVDYPLLSIAAAARLTPDSRVESLSLVVSALGAKPRVVSGLDKLAGAPLREVVDAAAQLAFKQCHPLENLIVDPDWRHAMVPVYVRRALEEMA, via the coding sequence ATGCTGCGTCTTCACGAGTACCGCTACCACCGTCCCGAGCGCCTCGCCGACGCGCTCGCGCTGCTGCGCGGGCACGAGGATGCGCTCGCCATCGCCGGCGGCACGGACCTGATGCCGAACATGAAGCACCGCCTCTTCACCCCGCGCCACCTGGTCGCGGTCAAGGGAATCGCGGAGCTGCGCGGCATCGGCCTGGCGGACGGCGCGGGGAACATGGTGGCGGATGACTCGCCCGACGCGCGGGAGCTGGTGATCGGCGCCGGCGCCACGCTCACCGAGGTGTCGCGCAACCCGCTGGTGCGCCGCCACTTTCCCTCGCTGGCCGAGGCCGCCGGCAAGGTGGCCGCCCCGCAGATCCGCAACTCCGGCACGATGGGCGGCAATCTTTGCCTGGACACGCGCTGCACCTACTACAACCAGTCCTACTTCTGGCGCGAGGCCCTGGGCTTCTGCCTCAAGAAGGACGGCGACGTCTGCCACGTCACCAGGGTCGGCAAGAAGTGCGTCGCCGCCCACTCCGCCGACACGCCCCCCGTGCTGATGACGCTCGGCGCCTCGCTCGACCTCGCATCCGCCGACGGCGCGCGCACGCTCTCGGTCGCGGACTTCTTCATCGCCGACGGCAAGTCGAACACGCTGCGCTGCCGCGACGAGCTCATCCACCGCATCCGCATCCCGCTGCCCGGGCCCGGACTGCGCACCGCATACCGCAAGGTGAGGCAGCGCAACTCGGTCGACTACCCCCTCCTCTCCATCGCCGCCGCCGCGCGCCTCACGCCCGACAGCCGCGTCGAATCGCTGTCGCTGGTCGTCTCCGCGCTGGGAGCGAAGCCGCGCGTGGTCTCGGGGCTGGACAAGCTCGCCGGCGCCCCGCTCCGCGAGGTGGTGGACGCCGCCGCCCAACTCGCCTTCAAGCAGTGCCACCCCCTCGAGAACCTCATCGTGGACCCCGACTGGCGTCACGCCATGGTCCCCGTCTACGTCCGCCGCGCCCTCGAGGAGATGGCCTGA
- a CDS encoding tetratricopeptide repeat protein produces MTDSSPPPRPARKPRRRWRWHVPPALMHGPEQLEGGEILTEMEGAQALVMFQLARDVSLWGSADPDERRPDPDATGPEGHSADRADFFTAGAHPRLVAQMEAAGFDSAVEAPLRAAAEVLRAPGEVTRAQLTAACLDVSKWADERDLPGTALAWAQAGAIASPRDAAMGFRVGLLARRRAEYPRAESWFRRVIGLGRQAKDWESYSRAFLGLANLYIQRGNYPAARRFLIRGLRAARRHGLRELQASAYHDLFAIAVQTDQFGEANDLARLAFRAYGPRHPRLPVLASDIGLLWLLRGEFAPALDVLRAAHPHITHPCEQLLSWGNIARAAGGAGDRTIYDEAWDNIWSYAGDWHNRENAPWALMDAARGATSLGDWARAERAASTAREIAVRRKEAHVLAEAESVLDSVTRRLQFSAAASSSEDDALVRGLASDLTRYLRGRAAVE; encoded by the coding sequence ATGACCGATTCGTCCCCCCCTCCACGCCCTGCTCGCAAGCCGAGGCGCCGCTGGCGCTGGCACGTTCCCCCGGCGCTGATGCACGGCCCGGAGCAGCTGGAAGGTGGTGAGATCCTGACGGAGATGGAGGGCGCGCAGGCGCTGGTGATGTTCCAGCTCGCGCGCGACGTGTCGCTGTGGGGGAGCGCCGATCCGGACGAGCGCCGCCCAGATCCGGACGCCACGGGCCCCGAGGGCCACAGCGCGGACCGCGCCGACTTCTTCACCGCCGGCGCGCACCCCCGCCTGGTCGCGCAGATGGAAGCGGCCGGCTTCGACTCCGCGGTGGAGGCGCCGCTGCGGGCCGCCGCCGAGGTGCTGCGGGCGCCGGGCGAGGTCACGCGGGCGCAGCTTACCGCGGCCTGCCTGGACGTGTCGAAGTGGGCGGACGAGCGGGACCTGCCGGGAACGGCGCTCGCCTGGGCGCAGGCCGGTGCCATTGCTTCTCCCCGCGACGCGGCCATGGGATTCCGCGTGGGGCTCCTGGCCCGCAGGCGGGCGGAGTATCCCAGGGCCGAGAGCTGGTTCCGCCGGGTGATCGGGCTGGGGAGGCAGGCGAAGGATTGGGAGTCGTATTCGCGGGCCTTCCTGGGGCTGGCGAACCTCTACATCCAGCGTGGCAACTACCCTGCGGCGCGTCGCTTCCTGATCCGCGGGCTCCGCGCGGCGCGAAGGCACGGCTTGCGGGAGCTTCAGGCGAGCGCATACCACGATCTCTTCGCCATCGCCGTGCAGACCGATCAGTTCGGCGAGGCCAACGACCTGGCCCGTCTCGCCTTCCGCGCCTACGGTCCCCGGCACCCCCGCCTCCCCGTCCTCGCCAGCGACATCGGCCTCCTCTGGCTCCTCCGCGGCGAGTTCGCGCCGGCGCTGGACGTGCTGCGCGCCGCGCATCCGCACATCACCCACCCGTGCGAGCAGCTGCTGAGCTGGGGCAACATCGCGCGGGCGGCGGGAGGGGCGGGTGACCGGACGATCTACGACGAAGCGTGGGACAACATCTGGAGCTACGCGGGGGACTGGCACAACCGCGAGAACGCACCCTGGGCGCTCATGGATGCGGCGCGCGGGGCCACCAGCCTGGGCGACTGGGCGCGAGCCGAGCGGGCCGCGTCGACCGCGCGAGAGATCGCGGTGCGGCGCAAGGAGGCGCACGTGCTGGCCGAGGCGGAGTCGGTGCTCGATTCGGTCACGCGCAGGCTTCAGTTCTCCGCCGCGGCATCGTCTTCGGAGGATGATGCACTGGTGCGCGGGCTGGCCTCGGACCTCACTCGTTACCTGCGCGGGAGAGCGGCCGTGGAGTAG
- a CDS encoding ABC transporter substrate-binding protein, with amino-acid sequence MRLLHRWAARGAGALAVCAALGAAACGGGGGDAGGGGAAEEAPPGGYKTFGGGPPGGTLIVLWDREPDNLNPLTFDASPSYNLVHLMFRALARRDSTLSNYVPDLLESWQVNGNTVVMKVRPGLKWHDEKPVTADDVVFTIERQKDENVGSPRKPDVEGVESVRMVDSMTVEARLSRMSPAAVNALLEVIPVPKHILKDVAPAQMRFHAFGRQPVGNGLYRFGSWEQGRQVTVNANTTALGGRPSIDRIIVRNVPEPSARLTSLLNGEGDLTKVSADQKGRVESSQAVKLHHTPRVRPGWIAWNVDKEPVSDIRVRQAFLMSINRPALVEGLLRGAGEPALSPIPPALREHSRDVRTIPYDVAGAGRLLDAAGWRDTNGDGIRDKGGRPLNLEIEFSSSDPMRPDMLVGMQSQAKQAGINLVLKPMESTTWVSRLRARQFTGSFWGWGWGPGVMAPNAEAIWHSRSIPPGGANFAGYKNPRVDALIDSLLVEADTTRARAMWRTLEQTAIDDAVYAPIFLDPEFYGVSARFSNVKFRGPEWWEDVIFWSIPTNRRTARDRMAAQVK; translated from the coding sequence ATGAGGCTTCTGCATCGGTGGGCGGCGCGCGGAGCCGGCGCGCTGGCGGTCTGTGCGGCGCTGGGTGCCGCGGCGTGCGGGGGCGGGGGCGGTGATGCCGGCGGCGGCGGGGCGGCGGAGGAAGCGCCTCCGGGCGGCTACAAGACGTTCGGCGGCGGGCCTCCGGGAGGGACGCTGATCGTCCTCTGGGATCGCGAGCCGGACAACCTCAACCCGCTCACCTTCGACGCGTCGCCGTCGTACAACCTCGTCCACCTGATGTTCAGGGCGCTGGCGCGGCGCGACAGCACGCTCAGCAACTACGTTCCCGACCTCCTGGAGTCGTGGCAGGTGAACGGGAACACGGTGGTGATGAAGGTGCGCCCCGGCCTCAAGTGGCACGACGAAAAGCCGGTGACCGCGGACGACGTGGTGTTCACCATCGAGCGCCAAAAGGATGAGAACGTCGGCTCACCCCGCAAGCCGGACGTGGAGGGGGTGGAGTCGGTGCGCATGGTGGACTCGATGACGGTGGAGGCGAGGCTCTCGCGGATGAGCCCCGCGGCGGTCAACGCGCTCCTGGAGGTGATCCCCGTCCCCAAGCACATCCTCAAGGACGTGGCCCCGGCGCAGATGCGCTTCCACGCCTTCGGCCGCCAGCCGGTGGGGAACGGCCTCTACCGCTTCGGAAGCTGGGAGCAGGGGCGGCAGGTGACGGTCAACGCCAACACCACCGCGCTGGGCGGGCGTCCGTCGATCGACCGCATCATCGTGCGCAACGTCCCCGAGCCGAGCGCCCGCCTCACCTCGCTCCTCAACGGCGAGGGCGACCTCACCAAGGTGTCGGCGGACCAGAAGGGGCGCGTGGAGAGCTCGCAGGCCGTGAAGCTGCACCACACCCCGCGCGTGCGCCCGGGATGGATCGCGTGGAACGTGGACAAGGAGCCCGTGAGCGACATCCGGGTGCGGCAGGCGTTCCTGATGTCGATCAACCGCCCCGCGCTCGTCGAGGGCCTCCTGCGCGGGGCGGGCGAGCCGGCTCTGTCGCCCATCCCGCCCGCGCTCCGCGAGCACTCGCGCGACGTGCGCACCATCCCGTACGACGTCGCGGGCGCCGGGCGCCTGCTGGACGCCGCGGGCTGGCGCGACACCAACGGCGACGGGATACGCGACAAGGGCGGGAGGCCGCTGAACCTGGAGATCGAGTTCAGCTCCAGCGACCCCATGCGCCCGGACATGCTGGTGGGGATGCAGAGCCAGGCCAAGCAGGCCGGCATCAACCTGGTCCTCAAGCCGATGGAGAGCACCACCTGGGTCTCGCGCCTCCGCGCGCGCCAGTTCACCGGCTCGTTCTGGGGCTGGGGATGGGGCCCGGGGGTGATGGCGCCCAACGCGGAAGCCATCTGGCACTCGCGCTCCATTCCCCCGGGCGGCGCCAACTTCGCCGGCTACAAGAACCCGCGGGTCGACGCCCTCATCGATTCCCTCCTGGTGGAGGCGGACACGACGCGTGCCCGCGCCATGTGGCGCACGCTGGAGCAGACGGCGATCGACGACGCCGTCTACGCGCCCATCTTCCTGGACCCGGAGTTCTACGGCGTCAGCGCGCGCTTCTCCAACGTCAAGTTCCGTGGTCCGGAGTGGTGGGAGGACGTGATCTTCTGGAGCATCCCCACGAACCGGCGGACCGCGCGGGACCGGATGGCGGCGCAGGTTAAATGA
- a CDS encoding DUF1343 domain-containing protein, giving the protein MTHRQALISIRSAALAATLLAMGACRTGSPPETAAGSADSVARPTATATADRAQQPPSTGSAVIPGIEILLRDSMHLVRGKRVGLITNQSAVTRSGELGADVLARTPGIQLVALFGPEHGIRGNLEAGATFVGGRDTKTGVVVHSLYDRTQRPTAAELENVDVLVFDIQDIGARVYTFVWTMAMAMEEAAKKGIPFVVLDRPNPITDMQDGPVMDLEVKTVTQVITGYYSVPLRHGMTAGEIARYYNEDAKIGADLHVVPAENWNPSTWFEQTGLRFIPPSPNIRSVTSALNFTGLVLGEATTVHVGRGTDAPFNYVGAPWLDANRLLAAVAKYNLPGVRLTPTQITPTTDPAVDTDYKGQTFTTLRLEVTDRATYRPAYTALVLLSEAKKQNPAQFRIKNTGFTQMLGSQWARAAFDRGEDPRVIDERWRRELAEWNRTKRERYRIYPRTGGTATGG; this is encoded by the coding sequence ATGACGCATCGCCAAGCCCTGATCTCCATTCGCTCCGCCGCCCTCGCCGCCACCCTGCTGGCCATGGGCGCATGCCGCACCGGCTCGCCTCCGGAGACCGCCGCGGGCTCCGCGGACTCCGTGGCGCGCCCCACCGCCACGGCCACGGCCGACCGCGCGCAGCAGCCGCCCAGCACGGGCAGCGCGGTGATCCCCGGAATCGAGATCCTCCTGCGCGACTCCATGCACCTGGTGCGCGGCAAGCGGGTGGGCCTCATCACCAACCAGAGCGCCGTCACCCGCTCCGGCGAGCTGGGCGCCGACGTCCTCGCCCGCACCCCGGGCATTCAGCTCGTGGCCCTCTTCGGCCCGGAGCACGGCATCCGCGGCAACCTGGAGGCCGGCGCCACCTTCGTGGGCGGGCGCGACACCAAGACCGGCGTGGTGGTGCACTCGCTCTACGACCGCACGCAGCGCCCCACCGCCGCGGAGCTGGAGAACGTGGACGTGCTGGTCTTCGACATCCAGGACATCGGCGCGCGCGTCTACACCTTTGTGTGGACGATGGCGATGGCGATGGAGGAGGCCGCCAAGAAGGGGATCCCCTTCGTCGTTCTCGACCGCCCCAACCCCATCACCGACATGCAGGACGGCCCGGTGATGGACCTGGAGGTGAAGACGGTGACGCAGGTGATCACCGGCTACTACAGCGTCCCGCTCCGCCACGGGATGACCGCCGGCGAGATCGCGCGCTACTACAACGAGGACGCCAAGATCGGCGCCGACCTGCACGTGGTGCCGGCGGAGAACTGGAACCCGAGCACCTGGTTCGAGCAGACGGGGCTCCGCTTCATCCCGCCCAGCCCCAACATCCGCTCGGTGACTTCCGCGCTGAACTTCACCGGCCTCGTGCTGGGCGAGGCGACCACGGTGCACGTGGGCCGCGGCACCGATGCGCCCTTCAACTACGTGGGCGCCCCCTGGCTGGACGCAAACCGCCTGCTGGCGGCCGTGGCGAAGTACAATCTGCCCGGCGTGCGGCTGACCCCCACGCAGATCACCCCCACCACGGACCCCGCGGTGGATACGGACTACAAGGGCCAGACCTTCACCACGCTGCGCCTGGAGGTCACGGACCGCGCCACCTACCGCCCCGCGTACACGGCGCTGGTGCTGCTGAGCGAGGCGAAAAAGCAGAACCCGGCGCAGTTCAGGATCAAGAACACGGGCTTCACGCAGATGCTCGGCTCGCAATGGGCCCGCGCCGCCTTCGACCGCGGCGAGGACCCGCGCGTGATCGACGAGCGCTGGCGCCGCGAGCTGGCCGAATGGAACCGCACCAAGCGCGAGCGCTACCGCATCTATCCGCGCACGGGAGGAACCGCCACCGGGGGGTGA
- a CDS encoding GNAT family N-acetyltransferase, protein MSETFRPARPDEVPEVARLESHSFPSTTRTHHWWEEWLVNGPHGGLESLWVAEEHGRLIGACQLLWLRQWIAGVAMPVMGLASVAIAPTHRRRGLAGRMLTAGFDHARERGDVGSALYPFRASFYEQLGYGLAGEAHQYQLAPGLLPDDKAERMKVRLVDSPEDMAAMRAVYAQAAQRLQSGQLDRTVRSWRNSWGSEDQAAVVYWGESGEAEGYAIVRYRADLPIDKRFLEVEERVWLTLGAQRGLYAWMSSLGDQWREIVYRAHPEEGFGDRISEPRLPLLSNPGWGLWFPSATLLRGPMFRVLDVPEALGMRSLQPEEEMTLRLEVNDGQVAENRGPWRVRMEGGRMDVEPFRGGAVDATFSLPMDTLSRIFVGALAPWQAIAGGLATIDRPEFTKALDHAWGVPKPWTFDKF, encoded by the coding sequence GTGAGCGAGACGTTCCGCCCGGCGCGGCCGGACGAGGTGCCCGAGGTGGCCCGGCTGGAGTCGCACAGCTTTCCGTCCACCACACGCACCCATCACTGGTGGGAGGAATGGCTGGTCAACGGCCCGCACGGGGGGCTGGAATCGCTGTGGGTGGCCGAGGAGCACGGCCGCCTGATCGGCGCCTGCCAGCTCCTCTGGCTGCGGCAGTGGATCGCCGGGGTCGCCATGCCGGTGATGGGGCTCGCCTCCGTCGCCATCGCCCCCACGCACCGGCGGCGGGGGCTGGCGGGGCGCATGCTGACCGCCGGATTCGACCACGCCCGCGAGCGCGGCGACGTGGGCTCGGCGCTCTACCCCTTTCGCGCGTCGTTCTACGAGCAGCTCGGCTACGGGCTGGCCGGCGAGGCGCACCAGTACCAGCTCGCCCCAGGCCTGCTGCCGGACGACAAGGCGGAGCGGATGAAGGTGCGGCTGGTGGACTCGCCCGAGGACATGGCGGCCATGCGCGCCGTCTACGCCCAGGCCGCCCAGCGCCTGCAGAGCGGGCAGCTGGACCGCACCGTCCGCTCCTGGCGCAACTCGTGGGGAAGCGAGGACCAGGCGGCCGTCGTCTATTGGGGCGAGAGCGGCGAGGCGGAGGGGTACGCCATCGTCCGCTACCGCGCCGACCTCCCCATCGACAAGCGCTTCCTGGAGGTGGAGGAGCGCGTCTGGCTGACCCTCGGTGCGCAGCGCGGCCTCTACGCCTGGATGTCGTCGCTGGGCGACCAGTGGCGCGAGATCGTCTACCGCGCGCACCCGGAAGAGGGTTTCGGCGACCGGATCAGCGAGCCGCGCCTGCCGCTGTTGAGCAACCCGGGCTGGGGCCTCTGGTTCCCCTCCGCCACCCTTCTCCGCGGCCCCATGTTCCGCGTCCTCGACGTTCCCGAGGCGCTTGGGATGCGCTCGCTGCAGCCCGAGGAGGAGATGACGCTGCGGCTGGAGGTGAACGACGGCCAGGTGGCGGAGAACCGCGGCCCGTGGCGCGTGCGGATGGAGGGCGGCCGGATGGACGTGGAGCCGTTTCGCGGCGGCGCGGTGGACGCCACCTTCTCGCTCCCCATGGACACGCTGTCGCGCATCTTCGTCGGCGCGCTCGCCCCCTGGCAGGCGATCGCCGGCGGCCTCGCCACCATCGACCGGCCGGAGTTCACCAAGGCGCTCGACCATGCCTGGGGAGTGCCGAAGCCGTGGACGTTCGACAAGTTTTGA
- a CDS encoding Phenylacetic acid catabolic protein, which produces MSIAEGAARVEKAEELGEGVRAALRDLILTLADCKRVLGLRYSDKMLGAPTLEAGIAASSMAQDEWGHGRLTYALLSEFGDDPKGELEHGRAAAEYRSMGPLDRGFGSWSETVAAGLLLDTALTVQYGALLDSRYVPVHNRVQKLLDEERFHFQYSAGWARRIAGVSVVRGEFAAALAGYLPEALRWLGRDDAESNQLLLSDGIVSQGPSALRARFLRRVGPVLAEAGLAESLGIAQVDGGEWRCDATLHWDGWNDATRRASGVLDEETAARARGDKNRAMLLD; this is translated from the coding sequence ATGAGCATCGCAGAGGGAGCCGCGCGGGTGGAGAAGGCGGAGGAGCTGGGCGAGGGCGTCCGCGCCGCGCTCCGCGACCTGATCCTGACGCTGGCCGACTGCAAGCGTGTGCTGGGCCTCCGCTACTCGGACAAGATGCTCGGCGCGCCCACGCTGGAGGCGGGGATCGCCGCGTCGTCGATGGCGCAGGACGAGTGGGGGCACGGGCGCCTGACCTATGCACTCCTATCCGAGTTCGGCGACGACCCCAAGGGCGAACTGGAGCACGGGCGCGCCGCCGCGGAGTACCGAAGCATGGGGCCGCTCGACCGCGGCTTCGGCTCGTGGAGCGAGACGGTGGCCGCCGGGCTCCTGCTGGACACCGCACTCACGGTGCAGTACGGCGCGCTGCTGGACAGCCGCTACGTCCCCGTGCACAACCGCGTGCAGAAGCTGCTGGACGAGGAGCGCTTCCACTTCCAGTACTCGGCCGGGTGGGCGCGGCGGATCGCCGGCGTGTCCGTGGTCCGCGGCGAGTTCGCGGCGGCGCTGGCCGGCTATCTCCCCGAAGCGCTCCGCTGGCTCGGGCGCGACGATGCGGAGTCCAACCAGCTCCTCCTGTCCGACGGGATCGTATCGCAGGGGCCGTCCGCCCTGCGCGCACGCTTCCTCCGCCGCGTGGGCCCAGTGCTCGCCGAGGCCGGCCTGGCCGAGTCGCTAGGAATCGCGCAGGTGGACGGCGGCGAGTGGCGTTGCGACGCCACGCTGCACTGGGACGGCTGGAACGACGCCACCCGCCGCGCCAGCGGAGTGCTGGACGAGGAGACCGCCGCCCGCGCCCGCGGCGACAAGAACCGCGCGATGCTCCTGGACTGA
- a CDS encoding metal-sulfur cluster assembly factor yields MPAEERTGALWDALREVMDPEIPISLVDLGLIYDVRREGMAVEVDLTFTATACPCMAFIHFDIQDRLQREPGVAEVKVNEVWTPAWTKARISPEGREMLKTMGVSM; encoded by the coding sequence GTGCCGGCGGAGGAGCGCACGGGAGCGCTGTGGGATGCGCTGCGCGAGGTGATGGACCCCGAGATCCCTATCTCGCTCGTGGACCTGGGGCTGATCTACGACGTGCGGCGGGAGGGGATGGCGGTGGAGGTGGACCTCACCTTCACGGCGACGGCCTGCCCGTGCATGGCCTTCATCCACTTCGACATCCAGGACCGGCTGCAGCGCGAGCCCGGCGTGGCCGAGGTAAAGGTCAACGAGGTGTGGACCCCCGCGTGGACCAAAGCCCGCATCTCGCCCGAGGGCCGGGAGATGCTGAAGACGATGGGTGTGTCGATGTAA